The window GATTTGATCGTCCTGATGAAGAATTGGCAAAATCAGACCTGGCAATTCAAATCAGTAAAATCATCCAACAAAAAGGTTGGACGCAAAAAAAAGCCGCAGGTGTTCTCGGCATCGACCAACCCAAAGTATCCGCGCTCAAAAACGGACGACTGGGCGGATTTTCTATCGAGCGTCTGTTGTCTTTCTTGCGGGCATTGGACCGGGACATTGATATCGTCGTACGTCCCAAAACCGAAGATGTAGCACATATCCAGGTTGCAGAAGCAATCAATCGTCCCAGATATGTAACGCGCTAAAAAAGGGGCTTATGTAGGATAGGGCCGAAATGCTGTACATGCAAAAAGTTACTTGACTTTATGTCAAGGAGTTTTTTATCCTTCAAAAAACAGCGCAATCCGCGCATACACAGCAGAAGCCACGCGCCAATAGGCGCATACAAGGAGACAGGTGTATGGAAAAAGCAGAGAATGTGCTATCAGAAGAGAACACTGCCTCTCGCTTCCTTTATCATTGGTGGAGAAATCGACTTACGGATGACAACAATGAAAGACTGCTAACGCATAAGTTGCCTTTTGCAAAAAAAAATAAAGGACAAGGTATATCTTCTCCAGTCCATGAATTTCAAATTGATTTACCCCTGCCTTCCGGACATTGGCCTATCATTTTTGAAGAATTTCCAGATGGGTCTTGGGCGGTATATTTTAAGGATTTCCCAGACATTATCGCGGGTAGTAGTGATGATTTGGAAGAAGCATTAGAGTGTTTAACAGAGATTGTTATTGATGAACTTTCAGACGATAAAAATATTTCTGATAACATTTCTCCATATCAGAAAAGACGATATCAATTCTTGAAAAAGGTTTTCGGGGTATGAATGTGAAAGAACACCGAAGAAAGGTACTGAGAAAGCTCAAATTTGTTAAAAAAGAAGGAAGAAAACATGAAATATGGATATTTGACGCTGGAAAAGTACGTGTAAGGACGGTTGTAAGCCGCGGCACTCAAGATATTGGAGATGGACTTTTGAAAACCATTTGTCGCCAACTACATGTTTCAATAAGTCAATACCGAAAAATTGTATCCTGTAAGATGTCGAAGGAAAACTATTACAAACACCTGGTTGACACTGAAATTGTTTAACTCCTCTATTTCCGAAATCAAGATACCCAAAATAGATATAAAAGGGAAATTCTCCAATGTAGGAAGATCAGCAACGGTCCTATTCCATTCTAACTTTTAGCCAGATTCCCACTGGCGTGTACTAATCCTCTGCCACATTATCTAATTCCTGTAGCAGAACCCCATCAATCAAATCAATCAATTCTTGCACCGTCTCAACAGTGAGTTGCGGCGACTTAAAACCATGGGCAACCGCATCTCGCGTTTTCTGTGCGTGTTTGAGTTCGTGATATGTTTCTCGTGCAATGATCCCTTCAAAAGCCATTTGCTTAAGCAGATAATCGGGCGTTGCTGTTTCGCCCGCTATTTCCTCTTTCACCGCCAGGACTCTCAAAGTCGCTTCCGCCAAAGACCACCCCACAAGAAATGCAGCCTCTAAATGCCCGTTTTCCACAAATAGAGCCACTTCCACAATTTTTGAACGAATTTCTTCGACAGTAAATAGCGAAGCTCCATTCACAAAAAATGAATTTTCTGGTCCCAATAAAAACAACTCAAATTTCCAGTCAGCCTCGTTTTTGACAATTTTTGCCAATTCATTGACTTGAGGAAAATCAGAAACCTGTCCACGCACTCTTACTTCGACCACAATATGCTCATCGCCTTTATGCACAATCAAATCTGGCCGAAACGCCTGTAAAAAATCAGGTAATTGATCGCCCTGAGGTTCGATCAACACATCATAGCCTTTGTCGCGATATACTTGCCCAACTTTCTGGACACGCTGGCTTTCGCTCTCATGAGCAGTTAAGTCAGCCATTGAACACATCTTCCTTTATTTGGCGTTTCATTTTTTGGAAAGATCGATATTCTTCAGGCTTAACATACCGCCAGGATTGAGGAGCTACAAAATTCGAGAATAGATTTCTCAGCTTGCTCAAATCAACCGGATTTTCATATTCCCAAACGTCCGTGACTTGCAGGGCATAAGCAATTTCACACCCTTCATAATAGGTATCAAAACCTCGCTTATCGACACCAGCGAGTTCAGATACCTCATTCCAAATTTCCTCGGGCGAACCCTGCCAAACATGTCCCACGCGGAAACCGCCGCGGAGTTGCCTGACAGGGCTTGACACGTAAATAAATACATCACGGTCCTCTATACAGGACGCAATACGCCTACGCAACTCGGCTTTTTTTAATCCTTCAAAAATCAAGTCTGCATAACAAGGCTTCAATGACAAAAGTAATGGTTTTGTTATTGTGTTCATGGCCTACCCGGGTATCCAAGGTGAAAGAGTTTACAGAATGTTTCTGTAGGTATTTTTAATGGAGATCGTAGCCCCAGCCCAACATTATCCTCTTTGAAAACCGTTCTCATCGCCTCTAATGAAACCGGCTGTGGAAAAGGAAATGTGTGCGAAAATCTCAACGCCATGATCTCTGTTTCTGTATTACGACCACACATTTCATAGAGATGCTTCCAATCCAGTATCCCGAGATTTTTAAATTTCTTGAATAGCACTTTGGGAGTACCTATCTCAACATCATCAAGGTGGGATACCGCCACAATTTGTTTTTTACCACTTACGTACCACAAAATCCGGGCGGGTGGCTTAAGCATCTTATGGTGAGTTTTCTTTTTATAATAAATGTTATCCCAGCGCAACAATACCTTGGTATTTCCTCCGAAGAGATCTTCGGCTGATTGGTGGATGTCAATAAGACTCATCGCATAACCTGGGCGAATCGGTATTAGAAAGTAATTCTGAACAGTCCCCAAATTCAAAGGTGAACAGTGTCGGACAAGCTCAATATCTGACATATTCTGATAATTACTTGTGGATTCGGGACATAATTCAGCAATAGCAGATAATACTTCTTGGCGTTCAAGGCAACGCGAAAAACAAAATCTCACAAAACCGTCGTTACATTTTGTAAATCCCATCATCAAAAGATCTGACTCTAGGCTAGGAGTAAGAGAGGCTTGCTCAAATTTCACCATGCTGAGATTCTTTTCTACGGCCTTGTCAACAGTATCCACAATGAGATAACGTTCGAATAGTGAATCCACAGAAGATGAGACTCTACTAAAAGGTACAGCAAGTATTTTTTTCCCACTATTCGTGAGAACTCTAAGCGCTATGGCTTTATTTTTTAACCAGAGTATCTTGCATTCATATTGATTGGGCTTCGCAAGAAAAACATTCAATTTTTCTCTGAAATTACCTTTTCTCTCTCCTTGGACAAGGAATGAATCAAATGGAAAAACTGCAAGTTCACCAGATTTCAATCGGCGCCATTCAAGACTAAAGCCCGAAACACGAGCGGGTGTATAAGATTGCCTTTCGGAAAGTTCGTGGAGTTGAATAATTAACTCATTCGGGGATAACACCTGAAGCTTAGTCAGTTCGGAAATTTTCTTTGCCTTTTTTAAAAAAGCTTGGTCCCTTGTAACAAAAGTGTTTATATCGGAAGCAGCAGCCTTTGCTAATTGTCTAACATCGGATTCCTGGTTTGGCCTATTATCGGGTAAAATTTTCCTTAAAATTTCATCAAAATTTTCAACCAAGCGTGGCTCGGGCTCTACCGGAAAGAAATTTTGGGCTCTATTTCGGGATTTTATGCGCTGATTGAGATCGCTATTTCGGTTGATTTCATTGAATATTTCATCCGTAACCCGAAGGTTGAGAGAATCTATAAAAAAATCAGAGAGTAGCTCTTTGGAGGGCCCTGACTTGTCACTATCTATCTCATCAAAATCAAAGAAAATTTGCGCGTCAATAATGACATCAAAAGTGTCATCTGATGTTTTCGCTTGAAAAAGTTTCAATTGGTCATCTTCGGCCAGAGTAAGACACCAATGAGTCAGAAGATGCCCGTCTTTAGATCGCCCAGGTTTTTCACCAAAGGCCACAAACCCTAATTGAGGCCAAAGCTTATCCGCTGGAAAATCACGACGGCAATGTAGTTTTATGACCTTCTGGGTAGTAGCAGAATTCTTTAGAAACTCAATAAGCTGCTTTGCGATGCCTTGGTCTCGAGAATTTTCTGACACGCAAAGTTGGGCTATACGGAAATAGTTTGTATAAGCAGCAAAAAGAAGATATCCCACAAGTTGACCATCATCAGTTTTGGCACCTAACGCGCCTCCTTTTTTTATAAAACCGTCTAAAAGAGTTTCTTTGGTAAGAAAGCCGAGCGTCCTAATGTTGTGTTTCATTAAATCGTCCACTGCTTCGATATCAGTAGATTTCAGTTGTAAGATAATTGGCTTCACATCTTTCCTTTCTGCTGTTCCACTACTGCGATGACAGACGGGAGCCTACCGCGTAGGGGGTACGGGGCCTGCCCCTACATGTCTTAAGCAGGGGACCGTCCCCAACACCATCTCGACCATCCCACCAAACCCTCATCCTGTCCATCTTTTCATTACTGGATAGAACCACTCCAGTGCAGGCTCTGCCCATCCTGATGAACTGGCCTGACACCAGTTGCACACCGCTTCAGACAGTTTCCACCACATCTCATCATCTGAGAAGCATGAAGGTTGACAGGGGCATGCTAACGATTCGGGGATCGTCAACTTCTTCGGAATTGTCCTGCGTGATCAGCAGGCCAAAAGCGGCATTGTTCACTGATTTTTCGAGAAATGACCGAATGCCCAGCGTATCCCGTAAGGGATCTATCCTGCGTTGATATTTGATTTCTACCGGCACGCGTTGAGCACCGACAGTCAAAACAAAATCCACTTCGCGGTCTATTCCCCGTTCGGGAAAATGGGCGATGTCCAATCCGTGAATCGTCGAGGCAGTTGCGCCGAAAATACTCTCCGCGAGATGCCCGGCTAATGTGGTGAGTTCAGGACGCTCTGTCAGGGCTTCCGACGTCAATAGTGTTAGTGCGCCCTGCCAGACTATACCAGCCTCTTTCAGTCTCCAGTTCGGAACTTTCAGTAACGACAACTTTCACAGAGGCATTATCTACGAGAAACTTGAGTTGTGCATCCCAGCCGTCCAGATTCTGAATCTCGTCAAAAAAGAGATATGCCTTCTGGCCATCTCGCGCTAACGCATTGAAACGCGCCCCTGTTATCTTTCGTTCAAACCAGCGGGAAATGGCGAGAATCGGATCCTCTATCCTTTGCAACGATGCCAATTCCTCAAACTGCACGCGAAGGATGCTTGTGGGAGGCACGCCTTCGTCGAGCAAATCCGCAATAATTTGAAACTGTGCCGTCGTCTTTCCTACCTGGCGCGGGCCTCGCACCACGATGATAGGAGCTATCTCCGCATCCAGACGGCGACGCATCTGCACGACCAGATGGCGGCGCGTTTGCGGTTGCAGAGGCATGGGATCGCCCTCCCACCACGGGTTCAGATCACGCAAGTCAGCGACCAATTGCGGCGGGAGCCCGCTATCGGCAAAAAGCGAATCCTGACTGCTCATGATCAATCCTTTCTCCAAAGTATTGCATTTCGACAACGCGAAACGCCAGCTACCTCCACATCCCAATAATATACAGCATCAGTGCCAAATCCAGACAATTTCCACCACATCCCGTCCATCCCTATATGCACTAAATGAGCGACCTGCCTTTCATCCTGTCCATCCTTCCATCCTGCCTATCCTGATCCAAAGTGTCTCCCTTCTTTAGCTGCTTGCCATTGGTCTTCTGTGTCGATCTCGGCACCGGAATCGCCCTGTTGTTTCATCCAGCAATCGAGCTCGGCAGACAGGCTTTTCTTCGCCTCTGCGTGCGCGGGATCATCGGCCAGATTATTCAACTCGCAGGGATCCTCATCCATGCGATACAACTGCTCGGGCGGGCGGCGCATGTATCGATCCACCAAAAACCGCGTATGCTCATTAAACGTCGTATCAAAAACCCACGTTGGCCAGTACTGATGCCATCGAAACTGCCCCATCAGATGCTTCTCAATATAGATCGCCTCGGGCGTCAAATTGCGAATATAGTGATACGTACCATCCGTCACCGCGCGAATCGGATAGGGCGGACCCTCGGGAATATTATTATGCATAAAATACGCGAACGCCCGATGCGCATCTGCCTCGCCCAAAAGCACAGACATAAAACTCGACCCATCAAAATCAATCGCATCGGAATCACCGCCCGCAGCCTCAATCAGCGTTGGCGCGACATCCTCATACTGAATAACCGCATCGGTATATCCCGGCTTCACCACGCCGGGCCAGCGCACAATAAAACCCGTATGAACACCCGTATTCCAATTTGTCCACTTGCACCCGGGAAACTGCGACCCCTGCTCAGACGTAAAAATCACCAGCGTATTATCCGCCTTCCCGGACTCATCCAGCACCGCGAGAATCTCACCGACCTCCTGATCCAGCACCTCAATCTCCGCCAAATACCTGGCATAATCGCTCCGCGTCTCCTCTGTATCTGCCAGATACGGAGGCAACTTCAACGCATCCAGATCAAAATGCTCGGGATTGCCCAGCGTCCACGGCGCGTGCGGCTCAAAAAGACCCGCCACAAGACAAAAAGGCGTATCCCGACACGCTTCCACAAACGCGCGAATACCCGCAACGCCAAACTCGGGATCGGGATGTGTGCATCCCCCCTCAATACCCGGCACATATTCAAACGGAAAACTCTTATTGGGACCCACGTGCTTCTTGCCACAAAGCCCCACGCGATACCCCAGATCCCCCAGAAAATGCGGAAGACTCTTCGTCCCCGGACGCGCGGCAGAATGATTCCAGCACGAACCATTGCGCGCTGGGTACAACCCCGTATAAAGCGCCGTACGACACGGATTGCACATCGCCATAGGCAAATACGCCCGATTAAAAACCAGACCTTCCCGCGCCAAACCGTCAATATTCGGCGTATCCACATTCTGCCCACCGTAAAGCGACAAATCGAGATACGTCGCATCATCTGCAATCATAATCAAAATATTCGGTCCCATAACCCCTCCTTTTTAAGTCCCAACCGAATCAACAATTCCGACGGCGCATCAATAGCGCGCAACTTTTCAACCATCAAACGCTGCATACGGGCCAGAGCATCTGATTCACCATCGGCGAGATCATTCTCCTGCTCGGGATCCGAAGGCATGTGATACAACCGCGTCTTGTGCTTCTCGGGATGTCGCGCAGGCGTCTGCTTGCTCCGAAGCACATCGGCGCCCCAATCAAACTGATTCCGATTCGCAATAATACTCGAATACGCATACACCGGCGGATTGGACTCATCCACCCCCTGCAACAGCACATACTCCCCATCGGTAATATTGCACGTCCCCGAAAACTGACCGTACAAAATCGCATCGCGCCCGGGCGCATCCTCATCCCGCAGAAACGGAATCAAACTCTGCCCGTGCAAATTCACCCCATCGGGCACCCCCAACCCCATAGCCTCTACCACAGTCGGAAAATAATCAACCGGCTGCGCAAACTGCACAGGACGCGCACCGTGACCAAACTCGGGATGCCACACAATCATCGGAATCCGCGTAATCTCATTCCAGAGCACCCAGTTCTTTCCCGTGCGCCCGTGATCGCCATTGTGCGTCCCGTGATCCGACGCGAGAATAATCATCGTATCATCCATCAACCCCATATTCTCAACCTGATCGAGAAAATGCCCCACCCAGCGATCCACCATCGTCACCTCACCCGCATAAATCGCCTGCACCCGCTTCAACTCCGCCTCCGTCAAATTGCCATCCACCCAATCGTAAGGCGCAACCGGATACTCCATCACATCGTCTTCCGAATCATCGTACAACTTCACATAGTGGCGTGGCGGATCCCATGGTTCGTGCGGATCAAAAGAATCAATCATCAAAAAGAACTCTTGATCGGCATTGTGCTGAAGCCACCGCGCCGCCCTCGAAAACAACTGCGGCGAAAACCAGTCGCGCTCTTCTTTCCGGATATATTGCGCATTGCGAAAATGCGGTTGCTCGGGCCTGTTATGCGGCGGATAATCCAGCGTCCGATTCTCAAAAACAATATCCGAATCCGTCACATACCGGTCCCGCTCCTGCCCGCGCACAAAATCAAATCCCGAAAACGGACGCCAGTACCCACTGCCCGGATTGCTCGTCCAATGGTGATACACATCCGTAAAAAAATAGGACACCTTACCCGCCTCATGCACCGTCCCACCCAGTGTCACATCATCAGGCTCTATACCGCCCCATCCCCGCCATGGAAACTCGTATCGCCCCGTCGCAATATCCCGGCGACACGGCAGCGTGGGATACGAAGCCAAATACGCATTCTCAAAAACCGCGCCCCGCTCGGCAAAACGATCTATATTCGGCGTGTGAATCCGCGAATTGTCATAACACCCCACGTGATCTCGACGCCATGTATCCAGCACAATCAAAATAACATTCATAAAAAACTCCTCATGTTAAAACCCCTTCTACCCTCACCCGCAGATCCGCCACAGAACCACCCGCGGTATTGAGCACCGCAGGACCATCATAACCATTCGCCTTGAGCGCGAGGACCACATCCATATCATCCTCCCCAATCGTCACCATACCCATACGCTCCACATACTTATCCACAATCCCAACAGCGTTATCAACATCCATCGCATTGAGCCAGATATGTGCGCGCTCGGGCAAATCGGGCATCAAAACATCAAAATCCGCCGCACTTTCCAAACACGTATCCACCCCATTCCCGATATTCAGCGTCACATCTGGAATATTCTCAAGCAACGCCTGCACACCCCTCACCAGAGCCTCGCGCGCCTCGCGGGAACGCGCACCACAGAGAAAACTCGCACACCGCAAGCGAAGAGCCCGCGCCAGATGAACATCCCACTCAACCTGCCGAAAATTAGAACCTGGATCATCGCGCACATGTAACCCCATCAACGCCACACCCGCATCGTCAAAATAATCGCGAATCATCCTCACCGAAGCATCTGGATGAAAAGGCGAACTCGCCGTAAACGCACAATGCAACACCATAGCATCAAAACCCGCTGCCTTTGCAATCTTCAAGGCAGCGGGCAACACGGCTTTTGGACACATAACAGGATCAAAACACAAACGCACAATAAGCCTCCTTCTCTCTTTCCCTCAACCCCCAATCGGTCAGCTATCAGCCCAACCAGCCCCAGTCCCTCTTTTTCATCTGCGTTCATCTGCGTCATCTGCGGATCACACTTCTACATCCCCTCCCAATACGCCCACATATCATCCGGATCTTCAAACTTGAGATCATCCCAATTCGTCCATCGAAAACGCGTAATAATCGCCATGCGAATCTCATTGCTACAATTCATACTCGCGCTGTGAATCAAATGACTGTGCCAGATCATCGCGGACCCCGCTGGCCCTGAAATCTCCTCATAATCCTCCTCATCCCAATCGAGAATCTCCAGCGGCCTCGTCGAACGCGGTTCGCCCTCGTAAATCGGCAAATCGTAAAACTTCTTACCCAGACTCACCCGCGAATGGGTCTTGAAATAATCCGCCATGTGTTTATGCGTCCCCGGCCACACGCAGGTACCACCACCCTGGGGCTTCACATCATTGAGATACAGCGTAATACCCACCGTCCAATTATTCACAACACCGCTGCCAAGCCCGTGCCCATCCATGTGATTACCCCTGGGTTCTTCCCACTCCCCACCCTGCGGAAACCGCAAATTTGCCGACGTAACTGGTGGATGCAAAGGCGCCAAACGCCCCTTACCAGCCAACTCTTCAACCATACTGTACAGCGGCGAATCGTAAACCAACGCGTGAAACGCCGCGTGCCCATCCATCCCCTGAGACCCCTCTTTCCCAACCCACGTAGAAGGATCATTGCGATCCACAGGCAAATGATCCCAAATCACATCTCGCGCGGCTTCCATCTGTTCGGGCGTCACCACATCGCGTTTAATCACATAGCCCTTCTCTCGAAACGCCTCTTTATCATCAACCGTCAAATAAGCCATCACACGCTCCTTCCATCGGCGATATACCGCTCGACCATCTCCCTGAACTCGCGCACAATACCCGGTTCTCTGCCAAACAGATTATAAGACTCAAACGGATCATCTCCCATATGATAAAGCTGACCCCTTGCCCCCGGCACAGGACCCGTGCCCGCACACCCATCTATACCGCGCCCCATATCTCCGGAATTGTCACAATCGACAATCAACTTCCAATCCCCACGCCGAATCGAAAACACCCCCATGCAGGAATGGTGTATCAAATCATCCCGAACAGGCTCAGTCTCACCCATCAACGCGGGCAAAAAACTCGCACTATCTTCCCCCGCATCTTCTGGAAGCGTCTCCCCCACAATATCCGCCACAGTCGCCATAAAATCCTGCAACCCAACCAGCGCATCGCAAACCGAATTGGGCGCAACAACACCTGGCCAGCGCGCGATAAACGGCTCTCTGTGTCCTCCCTCCCAGATAAACCCCTTAAAACCGCGCCAATCACCACAAGACTTATGACCATACGTGCGACCATCACAACCCGGCAAAGCACCATTATCACTCGTCACAATAACCAGCGTATCATCCGCCAACCCACAGCGATCCAGCGCATCCATCACCTGCCCCACCATCCAGTCAACCAGCGCGACCATATCCCCCCGGGGACCTGCCTCACTCGCACCGCGCAAAAACTCCGGCACACATTCGACCGTACACGGTTCATGCGGCGCAGAAGCCGCCAGATAAAGAAAAAAAGGCGTATCTTCATCCCTCGCCCGCTCCTCAATATACGCCACAGCCTTCTCCGTAAAAGCCGGATCCGCCTCCTTGTGGTCCCAATCCGGAATCATCAACCCGCGCCGACCACCCGCCATCTCAACCGGCTTTTGCACACTCGGAACACCCACCGTCTGATCCTGATCGATAAAACAATAAGGCGGTTGCGCCGTCGAACAACCCGATGTCCCGTAAAACCTGTCAAATCCCAATTCAATTGGTCCCCCCGCAATCGGCTTTGAAAAATCGATCTTATCTTCCTCCACAGGATCGGGTGACCCACCCGGCCACGGCAGGGGCTGGTCAAAATCAAACACCTCACCATCCTTCACACCCCAACCCAAACCCAAATGCCACTTGCCAAAACACCCCGTGTGATAGCCACACTTCTTCAACAAAGAAGCCACCGTCACGCGCTCGGGCTCAATCAACGGCAATTCGTAATTGAACAACACATGGGCCTTCAATTCTGTACGCCAGCAATAACGCCCGGTCAAAATCCCATATCGCGTGGGCGTACACACCGCCGAAGGCGAATGTGCATCCGTAAACCGCATCCCCTCGCGCGCCAACCGATCCATATACGGCGTGGGGATCTTCGACTGCGGATTATAATACCCCACATCGCCATAGCCCATATCATCGGCGAGGATATAAACAATATTCGGACGTGTATTAGACATCTCTAATCCCTCATATTAATCCACGGTTCATCCCCCGACACATCAACCAGCACTTCACCATCGAATTTAGCCGGAGACAAAATCGCCAAAAAAACCAGATCCTCATCCCCGGCATTATACGTCCCGTGCACCATATCCATCGGAATATGCGCCGCATCTCCCGGACCCAGAATTCGCGAATCCCTATCCACCCACTGCTCCGCCGTCCCTGCAATCACATAAATAATCTCTTCCATACACGGATGGCGATGAAACGCATGCGCCTTGCCCGGCGGCATCGTCACCCGCACCAGCAACAAATGATCCGCCTCGGTCAACCCCTCCCGACTGATCCACTCGTGCGGACCCCACGGCAATTCCTCCACCTGCACATCGCCTTGCCTGATAAACCTCAACACATCTGACATAGTTATCCCCCACCGATCAAATCGCGCGCATCGACAATAGCTTTCAACTTTGCCTCCGCCACATGTGCCGAAGCCACGGGATTATCGGCGAACGTGGCAAAACCGCAATCCGGTGTCAGCAAAACGCGCGCTTCTCCAAACAGATTGATCGCCTGTGAAATTCGCCGCCGAATATCTTCTACCAACTCCACCGAATCCAGCTTCTGATTCACCACACCAACCCCCACGCGCTTATCGTCCGGAACCGCTTTCAACACATCCACATCACCAGCCCGCTCAGTGCAAAGCTCCAGAAACAGCGCCCCCACATCCACCCGTTTCAGCACATCCATCAGCGCGCCATACCCCCCGGAAAGCGCCGCGGACTCATCCCGCGTCCAATTGCCCCGGCAAATATGCAACCCCAGCCGCTCCCCCGGCAAACCCCGCACAACCTCATTCAACAAACCGACCGCAAAGTCAAGCTCCATCGACGCCTCTAACTTCTCGCTCAATGCCCCACACATAAAACTGCGATTCCCGGTCGCACTCCCAAAAACCACCTCTGTCAAAACCGGCTCATCGAACTGCACCAGCGCAACACCCGCTGCCAGCAAAAAATGCACCTCCTCCCGCAAAACCCGCACCACATCCCGCGCCAGTTCATCCCGCGACTCGTACGGACGCTCCCTGAGACAATCCAGCCACATCGTACGCGTCAGCAAATAAGGCCCGGGCAGCGCCACCTTCACTGGCTTATCCGAACAAGAACTCGCAAACTCAAACTCGTGAACCGCCAGCGGACGGCTCCGCCCCAACTTCCCGTACACCACCGGATGCCGCACCTCAGCCGCCGGAACATCCAGCGCGCGCAACTCCTTCTCAAACTTCTCCGAATCATCCACCATCGCCGTCAAATCGCTCAGCGGAATAAGCTGGCAATTATCCAGCAACCCACCCACAAAACTCGCATAACTATCCCGACGCTGCTCCCCATCCGTCAGCACATCAACCCCTGCGCGAGACTGCGCGCCAATACAAAGCCGCACCGCATCATCTGCCGTCGCCTGAAACTCTGCGTCATCCAGCCTGCCCTCGAGCCGATCGTGTACCGCCTGCAGCATCCAGCGAGGACGCGGCCAACTCCCAATCCCCATAACAGACAGCGGCGCAATCCCCGGCGCGGGCGCAGGACCCGGCAGCGACTCGGGAATCGTCACCGCCACCCGAAGCTGCTCCCCAACAGAAGCCACAGCCCGCCCGCGGTCCTCAAACGGCCCCTTGCAAACGAGATAACTGCGCTGCCGCCCCACCTTTGTCCACGACACCAGTTCATTGCTCGTCAACCGACACCATGCGGGCAACTCGACCTCAACCGTCGCATCCGTAGATAAAATCTCTAACAATCCACCGCGCGCCAGCGGATCGATATGCCGGCGAATCAGCAATAACAAACCGCCGCCGCAATCCAAATCCCCACCATCAAAACTGACATCGGGCGTATATTCGTGTCGTACTATCGGCTCCAACACACCTCCTAATACGTAATACAGGGCGTCCCATCGGAAAGAAACTCCACCAGCGC is drawn from Gemmatimonadota bacterium and contains these coding sequences:
- a CDS encoding arylsulfatase; this translates as MSNTRPNIVYILADDMGYGDVGYYNPQSKIPTPYMDRLAREGMRFTDAHSPSAVCTPTRYGILTGRYCWRTELKAHVLFNYELPLIEPERVTVASLLKKCGYHTGCFGKWHLGLGWGVKDGEVFDFDQPLPWPGGSPDPVEEDKIDFSKPIAGGPIELGFDRFYGTSGCSTAQPPYCFIDQDQTVGVPSVQKPVEMAGGRRGLMIPDWDHKEADPAFTEKAVAYIEERARDEDTPFFLYLAASAPHEPCTVECVPEFLRGASEAGPRGDMVALVDWMVGQVMDALDRCGLADDTLVIVTSDNGALPGCDGRTYGHKSCGDWRGFKGFIWEGGHREPFIARWPGVVAPNSVCDALVGLQDFMATVADIVGETLPEDAGEDSASFLPALMGETEPVRDDLIHHSCMGVFSIRRGDWKLIVDCDNSGDMGRGIDGCAGTGPVPGARGQLYHMGDDPFESYNLFGREPGIVREFREMVERYIADGRSV
- a CDS encoding 5-methyltetrahydropteroyltriglutamate--homocysteine methyltransferase yields the protein MLEPIVRHEYTPDVSFDGGDLDCGGGLLLLIRRHIDPLARGGLLEILSTDATVEVELPAWCRLTSNELVSWTKVGRQRSYLVCKGPFEDRGRAVASVGEQLRVAVTIPESLPGPAPAPGIAPLSVMGIGSWPRPRWMLQAVHDRLEGRLDDAEFQATADDAVRLCIGAQSRAGVDVLTDGEQRRDSYASFVGGLLDNCQLIPLSDLTAMVDDSEKFEKELRALDVPAAEVRHPVVYGKLGRSRPLAVHEFEFASSCSDKPVKVALPGPYLLTRTMWLDCLRERPYESRDELARDVVRVLREEVHFLLAAGVALVQFDEPVLTEVVFGSATGNRSFMCGALSEKLEASMELDFAVGLLNEVVRGLPGERLGLHICRGNWTRDESAALSGGYGALMDVLKRVDVGALFLELCTERAGDVDVLKAVPDDKRVGVGVVNQKLDSVELVEDIRRRISQAINLFGEARVLLTPDCGFATFADNPVASAHVAEAKLKAIVDARDLIGGG
- a CDS encoding cupin domain-containing protein; the protein is MSDVLRFIRQGDVQVEELPWGPHEWISREGLTEADHLLLVRVTMPPGKAHAFHRHPCMEEIIYVIAGTAEQWVDRDSRILGPGDAAHIPMDMVHGTYNAGDEDLVFLAILSPAKFDGEVLVDVSGDEPWINMRD